The Thermus brockianus genome window below encodes:
- a CDS encoding NUDIX hydrolase, whose amino-acid sequence MAVPLLGGHLLFTRRSPSLPTHAGQVSFPGGVVEAGEGVVEAALREAEEEVGLRGVEALGFLSPALSPQGFWVQPVVVFREDLPPLKPSPEEVAEVLLAPLEELLALVPWSEVRLGRTVWHFPWRGVDIWGVTGNILKEFLEVWRAAHRDAPSGPL is encoded by the coding sequence GTGGCCGTGCCCCTCCTGGGGGGGCACCTCCTCTTCACCCGGCGTAGCCCCTCCCTCCCCACCCACGCCGGCCAGGTGAGCTTCCCCGGGGGGGTGGTGGAAGCGGGGGAAGGGGTGGTGGAGGCGGCCTTAAGGGAGGCGGAGGAGGAGGTAGGGCTAAGGGGGGTGGAAGCCTTGGGCTTCCTCTCCCCCGCCCTTTCCCCCCAGGGGTTTTGGGTGCAGCCCGTGGTGGTCTTTCGGGAAGACCTCCCCCCCCTAAAGCCCAGCCCGGAGGAGGTGGCCGAGGTCCTCCTCGCCCCCCTGGAGGAGCTTTTGGCCCTTGTTCCCTGGAGCGAGGTGCGCCTAGGGCGCACGGTGTGGCACTTCCCCTGGCGGGGGGTGGACATCTGGGGGGTAACGGGGAATATCCTGAAGGAGTTCCTGGAGGTGTGGCGTGCGGCGCATCGGGATGCTCCTAGCGGACCTCTTTGA